In one Rhizobium leguminosarum genomic region, the following are encoded:
- a CDS encoding electron transfer flavoprotein subunit beta/FixA family protein, with protein sequence MKILVPVKRVVDYNVKIRVKPDGTGVELANVKMSMNPFDEISVEEALRLKEAGKCEEVIVVSIGPAKAEETLRTALAMGADRAILVETDDAVEPLTVAKILKGIVDAEQPGLVIVGKQAIDDDSNQTGQMLAALLGSAQATFASKIEIETPGSGGKAQVTREVDGGLQTIEITLPAVITSDLRLNEPRYASLPNIMKAKKKPLDKKIPADFGVDTTPRLKVLKTEEPSGRKAGVKVKSVTELVDRLKNEAGVL encoded by the coding sequence ATGAAGATTCTCGTGCCCGTCAAGCGGGTTGTCGACTACAACGTGAAGATCCGGGTGAAGCCGGACGGCACGGGTGTCGAGCTTGCCAATGTGAAGATGTCGATGAACCCGTTCGACGAGATCTCGGTGGAAGAGGCGCTGCGGCTGAAGGAAGCCGGCAAGTGCGAGGAAGTGATCGTCGTCTCGATCGGTCCTGCCAAGGCCGAAGAGACGTTGCGGACCGCCCTGGCCATGGGTGCCGACCGGGCGATCCTGGTCGAGACCGACGATGCGGTCGAGCCGCTGACTGTCGCCAAGATCCTCAAGGGCATCGTTGATGCCGAGCAGCCGGGTCTTGTCATCGTCGGCAAGCAGGCGATCGACGACGATTCGAACCAGACCGGCCAGATGCTGGCAGCACTGCTGGGTTCGGCCCAGGCGACTTTCGCCTCGAAGATCGAGATCGAAACCCCAGGTTCTGGGGGCAAGGCTCAGGTGACCCGCGAAGTCGATGGCGGCCTGCAGACGATCGAGATCACGCTGCCGGCGGTCATCACCTCGGACCTCAGGCTGAACGAACCGCGTTACGCCTCGCTGCCGAACATCATGAAGGCGAAGAAGAAGCCGCTCGACAAGAAGATCCCGGCCGATTTCGGCGTCGACACGACGCCGCGGCTGAAGGTGCTGAAGACCGAGGAACCGTCGGGCCGCAAGGCCGGCGTCAAGGTCAAGTCGGTCACTGAGCTGGTCGACAGACTGAAGAACGAAGCCGGCGTGCTTTAA
- a CDS encoding electron transfer flavoprotein subunit alpha/FixB family protein: MTILLLADHDNQSLSDQTAKALTAASQIGSDVHVLVAGKGAKAAADAAAKLSGVSKVLLAESDELANNLAEPLSDLIVSLAGSYDTIISAATSTGKNVLPRVAALLDVAQVSEIIEVISSDTFKRPIYAGNAIQTVQASDAKKVITVRTASFASAAEGGSAAVEAIPAISGPGLSRFVKDALSASDRPELTSAKIIISGGRALGSAEKFREVILPVADKLGAAVGASRAAVDAGYAPNDWQVGQTGKVVAPDLYIAAGISGAIQHLAGMKDSKVIVAINKDEEAPIFQVADYGLVADLFEALPELEKAL, from the coding sequence ATGACCATTCTTCTTCTGGCCGATCACGACAATCAAAGCCTCTCCGACCAGACCGCCAAGGCGCTGACGGCGGCAAGCCAGATCGGCTCCGACGTGCATGTTCTGGTCGCCGGCAAGGGCGCCAAGGCAGCCGCCGATGCGGCGGCAAAACTCTCCGGCGTCTCCAAGGTGCTACTGGCCGAAAGCGACGAACTTGCCAACAATCTGGCCGAGCCGCTTTCCGACCTGATCGTTTCGCTCGCCGGTTCCTACGACACGATCATCTCGGCCGCCACCTCGACCGGCAAGAACGTGTTGCCGCGGGTCGCCGCGCTGCTCGACGTCGCCCAGGTCTCCGAAATCATCGAAGTGATCTCATCCGACACCTTCAAGCGGCCGATCTATGCCGGCAATGCCATTCAGACGGTGCAGGCAAGTGATGCCAAGAAGGTGATCACCGTGCGCACCGCTTCGTTTGCTTCGGCGGCCGAAGGCGGCTCGGCCGCCGTCGAGGCGATCCCGGCGATTTCGGGTCCGGGGCTGTCGCGTTTCGTCAAGGATGCGCTGTCGGCCTCCGATCGTCCGGAGCTGACGTCGGCGAAAATCATCATCTCCGGCGGCCGGGCGCTCGGCTCCGCCGAGAAGTTCCGGGAGGTCATCCTTCCCGTTGCCGACAAGCTCGGCGCTGCCGTCGGCGCCAGCCGTGCTGCCGTCGATGCCGGTTATGCGCCGAACGACTGGCAGGTCGGCCAGACCGGCAAGGTGGTGGCGCCTGATCTCTATATCGCCGCCGGCATCTCCGGGGCGATCCAGCATCTGGCCGGCATGAAGGACAGTAAGGTCATCGTCGCCATCAACAAGGACGAGGAGGCGCCGATCTTCCAGGTTGCCGACTATGGATTGGTCGCCGATCTGTTCGAGGCACTGCCGGAACTGGAAAAGGCGCTCTAA
- a CDS encoding NADH:flavin oxidoreductase has protein sequence MSNDPLLQPYQLKHLKLRNRIIVTSHEPAYPEDGMPKEKYRAYTVERAKGGVALTMTAGSAAVSRDSPPVFNNLLAYKDEIVPWIREMTDAVHEEGAAIMIQLTHLGRRTRWDKGDWLPVVAPSHHREASHRAFPKKLEDWDIERIIKDFADAAQRMKAGGMDGVELEAYGHLIDQFTSPLTNELEGPYGGSLDNRLRFCLDVFKAIRQRVGDEFILGVRYTADECLPGGTGKAEGIEISRRLRDSGLIDYLNVIRGHIDTDAGLTDVIPIQGMANSPHLDFAGEIRAATDFPTFHAAKIPDVATARHAIASGKVDMIGMTRAHMTDPHIVRKIIEKREEDIRPCVGANYCLDRIYQGGAAYCIHNAATGRELTMPHIVAKADARKKVVIVGAGPAGLEAARVAGERGHQVVVFEAANNAGGQIRLTAQSERRREMISIIDWRMSQCEKYDVTFHFNTWAEAHSIEAENPDVVIIATGGLPHTEVLSSGNELVVSSWDIISGDVKPGTNVLIFDDAGDHAGLQAAEFLAKAGAKVEIMTPDRSFAPEVMAMNLVPYMRSLQKHDVTFTVTYRLEAVEKSGNQLVAHVGSDYGGIAKQSSFDQIVVNHGTIPLDELYFELKPSSSNLGEMSHDQLLQGEPQSVMRNPEGKFQLFRIGDAVAARNTHAAIYDGLRIAKDI, from the coding sequence ATGTCGAACGATCCTCTCCTTCAGCCCTATCAGCTCAAGCACTTGAAATTGCGCAACCGTATCATCGTCACCTCCCACGAACCGGCCTATCCCGAGGACGGCATGCCGAAGGAGAAGTATCGTGCCTACACGGTGGAGCGGGCAAAGGGCGGTGTGGCATTGACGATGACGGCGGGCTCGGCTGCTGTGTCCAGGGATAGCCCGCCGGTTTTCAACAATCTGCTGGCTTACAAGGACGAAATCGTTCCGTGGATCAGGGAAATGACCGACGCCGTGCACGAAGAGGGAGCGGCGATCATGATCCAGCTCACCCATCTCGGCCGGCGCACACGCTGGGACAAGGGCGACTGGCTGCCGGTTGTCGCTCCATCGCATCATCGCGAGGCATCCCACCGCGCCTTTCCGAAGAAGTTGGAAGATTGGGACATCGAGCGCATCATCAAGGATTTCGCCGACGCAGCCCAACGCATGAAGGCGGGCGGTATGGACGGCGTCGAACTCGAGGCCTACGGCCACTTGATCGACCAGTTCACGTCGCCGCTCACCAATGAGCTCGAGGGTCCCTATGGCGGCTCACTCGATAACCGGCTGCGTTTCTGTCTCGATGTGTTCAAGGCAATCCGGCAAAGGGTCGGGGACGAGTTCATCCTGGGCGTGCGCTATACCGCCGACGAATGTCTTCCCGGCGGTACCGGCAAGGCCGAAGGCATCGAAATCTCCAGGCGCCTCAGGGACAGCGGCCTTATCGATTACCTGAACGTGATCCGCGGTCACATCGATACCGACGCCGGCCTGACCGACGTGATCCCGATCCAGGGCATGGCGAACTCGCCGCATCTCGATTTCGCCGGCGAGATCCGCGCGGCGACCGACTTCCCGACCTTCCACGCAGCGAAAATCCCTGATGTCGCCACGGCGCGCCACGCGATTGCCTCCGGCAAGGTCGATATGATCGGCATGACCCGCGCCCACATGACCGACCCGCACATCGTCCGCAAGATCATCGAAAAGCGGGAGGAGGATATTCGTCCCTGCGTCGGCGCCAATTACTGTCTCGACCGCATTTATCAGGGCGGGGCCGCCTACTGCATCCACAATGCCGCCACCGGCCGCGAACTGACCATGCCGCATATCGTGGCGAAGGCCGACGCCAGGAAAAAGGTCGTCATCGTCGGCGCCGGCCCGGCGGGTCTGGAAGCGGCGCGCGTCGCCGGAGAGCGCGGCCACCAGGTCGTCGTCTTCGAAGCGGCGAACAATGCCGGCGGCCAGATCCGGCTCACCGCCCAAAGCGAGCGCCGAAGGGAAATGATCAGCATCATCGACTGGCGCATGAGCCAGTGCGAGAAATACGACGTCACCTTCCACTTCAACACCTGGGCGGAAGCTCATTCGATTGAAGCCGAGAATCCCGATGTCGTCATCATCGCGACCGGCGGCTTGCCGCATACCGAGGTTCTCTCAAGCGGCAACGAGCTGGTAGTCTCGTCATGGGACATCATCTCCGGCGACGTAAAGCCTGGAACCAACGTGCTGATTTTCGACGATGCCGGCGACCATGCCGGCCTTCAGGCGGCGGAGTTTCTGGCCAAGGCCGGCGCCAAGGTCGAGATCATGACGCCGGACCGGTCCTTCGCGCCCGAGGTCATGGCCATGAACCTGGTGCCCTATATGCGTTCTCTGCAGAAGCATGACGTGACCTTCACCGTCACCTACCGCCTGGAGGCCGTCGAGAAGAGCGGCAACCAGCTCGTCGCCCATGTCGGCAGCGATTACGGCGGGATTGCCAAGCAGAGCAGCTTCGACCAGATCGTCGTCAATCACGGGACCATCCCGCTGGACGAGCTCTATTTCGAGCTGAAACCCAGCTCGAGCAATCTCGGCGAGATGTCGCACGACCAGCTTCTCCAGGGAGAGCCGCAGTCCGTCATGCGCAATCCTGAAGGCAAGTTCCAGCTGTTCCGGATCGGCGATGCTGTCGCTGCGCGCAATACGCATGCCGCGATCTATGACGGCTTGCGCATCGCCAAGGATATATGA
- a CDS encoding dimethylsulfoniopropionate lyase: protein MSLRKENLQLFVDAASLAFDQFAKAPESRRSIGQFFSALERPGAARAGEGSRLPVCHHLDLALAIDPSYPSLTGLIEAFKGIEPMLEWRRRTKYDHTTDDNFVDGHANAMIIGPGGLEERNDLWLGMTLMAPHVRYPDHDHAPEEVYLVLSEGEFQQGEGGWFSPGIGGSFYNIPGIKHAMRSVDTPLFAFWALLAEQPH from the coding sequence ATGAGTTTACGTAAGGAAAACCTCCAACTTTTCGTGGATGCCGCATCTCTGGCTTTCGATCAGTTCGCGAAAGCCCCGGAGTCCCGGCGCTCGATCGGTCAATTTTTTTCGGCGTTGGAGCGGCCGGGAGCCGCACGTGCGGGAGAGGGGAGCCGGTTGCCCGTGTGTCATCACCTCGATCTGGCGCTCGCGATCGATCCGTCCTATCCTTCGCTGACGGGATTAATCGAGGCGTTCAAAGGCATCGAGCCGATGCTTGAATGGCGTCGGCGCACCAAGTATGACCACACGACTGACGACAATTTCGTCGATGGGCATGCCAATGCCATGATCATCGGCCCGGGAGGATTGGAGGAGCGGAACGACCTGTGGCTCGGTATGACGTTGATGGCGCCTCACGTGCGCTATCCGGACCATGATCATGCGCCCGAGGAAGTCTATCTGGTGCTTTCCGAGGGAGAGTTTCAGCAAGGGGAGGGGGGCTGGTTCTCGCCTGGTATCGGCGGATCATTCTACAATATCCCTGGAATCAAACATGCCATGAGGTCGGTGGACACACCGCTCTTCGCCTTCTGGGCGCTGCTTGCCGAACAGCCGCACTGA